TCGTAATCGGGAAAGGTTTCGCCGCTTGCCCCGTCACCGTACGCCCCGGCAATGAACAGTCGCCACCGTTGACGCATGGGCTGGCCTCCGCGTCACTGGATGTACCGCGCCCAGCGCGGCAGGGTCGTATCGTACCACGCCGGCCGGTTAGGGACGTGCTGGACGCCTTCGCAAACTTCGTTCGTGGCACCTTCAAGCTGTCCGCTTTCGACCGGTACAACGCCGTCGCCCCAGACGTTTCCATCGCCACACACCAGCCGATAACTCTGATAGGCCGCCATGGCTTCGAGTGTTCCTGGGAACTCCCCACGAATGGCGCGGCCAATGAGCGCGACGTAGCGTACTCGTGCGTAGAACGCTCCCGGATAATGTCCGTTGACGAAATCCATCGTGCGGCGCGTCCACGACAGCAGGCTGTGGTGCGGACAGCCGAGCGTCACGAGGGTCGCCGTCCGCCGCCACCCGCCGTAGGCGACGCCATCGTAGTCATCCTCGCCCAGATAGAGCCGCGCCACCACGCCGCCGGCGCTGTGGGTGACGAAGTTGACGAACTTGGCATCGTGCGTGCGGCGGGTTTGTTCGACCGTCGTGTGGGTAAGTTCAAGTAGGTTGCGGTAGCTGCCCGTCACCGAGGCGTATAGCCAACTGG
Above is a genomic segment from Chloracidobacterium sp. containing:
- a CDS encoding lipase; the encoded protein is MAHRYPIVIVGGFLLDWAAYQPLATLLETTCRVPVAIVPLTQASWLYASVTGSYRNLLELTHTTVEQTRRTHDAKFVNFVTHSAGGVVARLYLGEDDYDGVAYGGWRRTATLVTLGCPHHSLLSWTRRTMDFVNGHYPGAFYARVRYVALIGRAIRGEFPGTLEAMAAYQSYRLVCGDGNVWGDGVVPVESGQLEGATNEVCEGVQHVPNRPAWYDTTLPRWARYIQ